One genomic segment of Ricinus communis isolate WT05 ecotype wild-type chromosome 5, ASM1957865v1, whole genome shotgun sequence includes these proteins:
- the LOC8272464 gene encoding blue copper protein 1a, protein MASSKIFVVIAILTVSVPLVLAVEHLVGDETGWTTNFNYQSWAAGKEFHVSDKLVFKYPAGVHNVLRVDGTGFQECTAPATTEALTSGEDTITLASPGKKWYICTVGKHCESGNMKLAITVLPELGSPETSPSPVAASPSPSENPVSAAIAGVNVSGSYILVFAIAAILGLVVA, encoded by the exons ATGGCTTCTTCCAAGATCTTCGTGGTCATTGCCATTTTAACTGTTTCTGTTCCTTTAGTTTTAGCTGTAGAACATTTAGTTGGTGATGAGACAGGTTGGACTACCAACTTTAATTATCAATCTTGGGCTGCTGGGAAGGAATTTCACGTTAGTGACAAACTTG TTTTTAAGTATCCAGCAGGGGTGCATAATGTACTGAGAGTTGATGGAACTGGATTCCAAGAATGCACAGCACCTGCTACCACTGAGGCATTGACAAGTGGTGAAGACACAATCACACTCGCATCTCCTGGAAagaagtggtacatttgtacTGTGGGCAAGCATTGCGAGTCTGGTAACATGAAACTTGCTATCACTGTGTTGCCTGAGTTGGGTTCTCCGGAAACTTCGCCATCTCCGGTTGCCGCTTCACCTTCTCCTAGTGAAAACCCAGTATCAGCGGCAATAGCCGGAGTTAATGTATCTGGTTCCTACATATTGGTTTTTGCTATAGCTGCTATTCTGGGGTTGGTGGTAGCTTAA
- the LOC8272465 gene encoding probable sugar phosphate/phosphate translocator At1g12500 — MVEAQTWATRRMSNPRMDANSVTTATDQVLDIPATPPGDVRNNAYNSTVGSYFSPTVLTAMIIASWYLSNIGVLLLNKYLLSFYGYRYPIFLTMLHMISCACYSYVAIKFLEIVPLQHILSRKQFLKIFALSAIFCFSVVCGNTSLRYLPVSFNQAIGATTPFFTAIFAFLITCKKESAEVYCALLPVVFGIVLASNSEPLFHLFGFLVCVGSTAGRALKSVVQGILLTSEAEKLHSMNLLLYMAPMAALILLPFTLYIEGNVAANTIEKAKGDPFIVFLLIGNATVAYLVNLTNFLVTKHTSALTLQVLGNAKAAVAAVVSVLIFRNPVTVMGMTGFAVTIMGVVLYSEAKKRSKVTTH; from the coding sequence ATGGTAGAGGCACAAACATGGGCAACAAGGAGAATGAGCAATCCAAGAATGGATGCAAACTCAGTTACCACCGCAACTGACCAAGTTCTTGATATTCCGGCAACCCCACCTGGCGATGTACGTAACAATGCTTATAACTCCACCGTCGGATCATACTTCTCTCCTACTGTTTTGACGGCCATGATCATTGCTTCTTGGTACTTGTCCAACATTGGTGTCCTGCTTCTGAATAAGTACCTACTCAGTTTTTATGGCTACCGTTACCCAATATTCTTGACAATGTTGCATATGATATCTTGCGCTTGTTACAGCTATGTAGCTATTAAGTTTCTCGAAATAGTCCCATTACAGCATATTTTATCAAGAAAGCAGTTTTTAAAGATCTTTGCTTTAAgtgcaattttttgtttttctgttGTCTGTGGGAATACTTCTTTAAGGTATTTACCAGTTTCTTTTAATCAAGCTATTGGAGCAACAACGCCATTCTTTACTGCAATTTTTGCATTCTTGATTACTTGTAAGAAAGAATCAGCTGAGGTTTATTGTGCCCTTTTGCCTGTtgtttttgggattgttttggCTAGTAACAGTGAACCCTTATTTCATCTATTTGGTTTCTTGGTTTGTGTTGGTTCAACTGCTGGACGTGCTCTGAAATCTGTTGTTCAAGGGATTTTGTTAACATCAGAAGCTGAGAAGTTACATTCTATGAATTTGCTGCTGTATATGGCACCTATGGCTGCTTTGATTTTGTTGCCATTTACTCTTTACATTGAAGGAAATGTAGCTGCAAATACTATTGAGAAAGCTAAAGGGGATCCTTTTATTGTGTTCTTGTTGATTGGGAATGCAACTGTGGCTTATTTGGTGAATTTGACAAATTTTTTGGTGACAAAACATACGAGTGCTTTGACTCTGCAAGTTCTTGGTAACGCTAAGGCTGCTGTTGCTGCTGTTGTTTCCGTCTTGATCTTCAGGAATCCGGTGACTGTGATGGGAATGACTGGATTCGCAGTTACGATCATGGGAGTAGTGCTTTACAGTGAGGCAAAGAAGAGATCCAAGGTTACAACTCAttga
- the LOC8272466 gene encoding growth-regulating factor 10 yields MQEIMEAQSPPSKIARLADSSTEKGNYLTMERHGSGSPPIGLGLALGRSGSIDHHQHHRPIPATGYTKSSSSCGFTILQLQELQLQSLIYKYIEAGCPVPYNLVLPIWKSVSSSLGNLNSTLYQLYPSFMGASQLHLEYRNGMDPEPGRCRRTDGKKWRCSKEALPDQKYCERHMHRGRQRSRKLVEAASQTKTSDTATSTNLSISLPASSATSNVNPFPMCGFYLNTDHPGAIQNN; encoded by the exons ATGCAAGAAATAATGGAGGCACAAAGTCCACCTTCAAAGATAGCCCGGCTTGCAGACTCTA GTACcgaaaaaggaaattatttGACCATGGAAAGACATGGGTCTGGGTCACCTCCAATTGGGCTAGGACTTGCACTTGGACGTAGTGGCTCGATtgatcatcatcaacatcataGACCAATACCTGCAACTGGCTACACAAaatcatcttcttcttgtgGGTTCACCATTCTTCAACTGCAAGAGCTCCAACTCCAGTCTCTTATCTACAAGTACATAGAAGCTGGATGCCCAGTCCCTTACAATCTTGTTCTCCCTATATGGAAGAGTGTTTCTAGCTCCCTTGGCAATCTCAATTCAACCTTGTATCAACTTTACCCTAGTT TTATGGGAGCTAGCCAATTGCATTTGGAATATAGGAATGGGATGGACCCAGAGCCAGGAAGATGTAGAAGAACAGATGGGAAGAAATGGAGGTGCAGCAAAGAAGCTCTACCTGATCAAAAGTATTGTGAAAGACACATGCACAGAGGGCGCCAGCGTTCAAGAAAGCTTGTGGAAGCTGCTTCTCAAACTAAAACCAGTGATACTGCTACTAGTACCAATCTCTCCATTTCACTCCCTGCGAGTAGTGCAACTAGTAATGTTAATCCCTTTCCAATGTGCGGTTTCTATTTAAATACTGATCATCCTGGAGCTATTCAaaacaattga
- the LOC8288060 gene encoding geraniol 8-hydroxylase-like produces MDLLIVFLLVLAFAHALKFVVKGSKTTRGKLPPGPSPLPIIGNLFDLGDKPHRSLAKLAKIHGPLMSLKLGQITTVVISSSSLAKEVLQKHDLSFSNRTVVQAIQALDHHEASMPWLPVGAPWRNLRKICSFYIFTNQKLDANQDLRCKKIQELLADVQECCCAGAVVDIGEAAFKTMLNTLSSSVFSLDLTDSSSETVREFKEAVRGIMDELGRPNLADYFPTLRNIDPQGIKRRMRIYVGRMLDLFDHIIDERLQSRKEPGYIPANDMLDTLLSLDENNKEEMDRTRIKHLFVDLFAAGTDTTSSTLEWAMTELVCNPKILSKAREELEQTIGKGRLLEESDAPRLPYLQAIIKETLRLHPPTPLLLPRTAGADVEMNGCTVPRDAQVLVNAWAIGRDPSVWRNPESFFPERFLGSEIDARGRDFELIPFGAGRRICPGLSLAMRMLHMMLGSLIVSFDWKLENGVTPESMDMEDKFGITLQKAQPLKAIPIQL; encoded by the exons ATGGACTTGTTGATCGTTTTTCTTTTGGTATTGGCATTTGCTCATGCTCTTAAGTTTGTTGTAAAGGGAAGCAAAACAACTCGAGGCAAGCTTCCTCCTGGCCCATCACCTTTGCCAATCATAGGCAACCTCTTCGATCTTGGCGACAAACCTCACAGGTCATTAGCCAAGCTTGCCAAGATTCATGGCCCGTTGATGAGTCTTAAACTTGGCCAAATAACGACAGTAGTCATTTCCTCGTCATCCTTGGCTAAAGAAGTCCTTCAGAAACATGATCTCAGTTTCTCTAACCGAACTGTGGTTCAGGCAATCCAAGCACTTGATCATCATGAAGCTTCCATGCCATGGTTACCTGTTGGCGCGCCATGGAGAAATCTGAGAAAGATCTGCAGCTTTTATATCTTCACTAATCAGAAACTCGACGCAAATCAAGACCTTCGGTGCAAGAAAATTCAAGAACTACTTGCTGATGTTCAAGAATGTTGCTGTGCTGGTGCAGTCGTAGACATCGGCGAAGCAGCTTTTAAAACTATGCTCAACACCTTGTCAAGTAGCGTTTTCTCGCTAGACTTGACAGATTCAAGTTCGGAAACTGTCCGAGAGTTTAAGGAGGCTGTAAGGGGCATTATGGATGAGTTAGGAAGACCAAACTTGGCCGACTATTTCCCTACACTTAGAAACATTGATCCACAAGGTATAAAGCGTCGCATGAGGATTTACGTGGGGAGGATGCTTGATTTGTTTGATCATATAATCGATGAAAGGTTGCAGTCAAGAAAAGAGCCCGGTTATATCCCAGCAAATGACATGCTTGATACTCTTCTCAGTCTCGATGAAAATAACAAGGAGGAGATGGATAGGACTCGCATCAAACACTTGTTTGTG GATTTATTTGCTGCTGGGACTGATACAACTTCAAGCACATTGGAATGGGCGATGACAGAACTTGTCTGCAACCCCAAGATTTTATCGAAAGCGAGAGAAGAGCTTGAACAGACTATTGGCAAAGGCAGATTGCTGGAGGAATCGGACGCTCCCCGATTGCCTTACTTGCAAGCAATTATCAAAGAAACCTTGAGATTGCACCCACCAACTCCCTTATTACTCCCCCGCACAGCTGGAGCAGATGTAGAAATGAATGGCTGTACAGTTCCAAGAGATGCTCAAGTACTGGTGAATGCATGGGCTATTGGTAGAGATCCAAGCGTATGGAGAAACCCTGAATCTTTCTTTCCGGAGAGATTCTTAGGGTCAGAAATTGATGCTCGAGGCAGAGATTTTGAGCTGATACCATTTGGTGCTGGAAGAAGGATCTGCCCTGGATTGTCATTGGCCATGAGAATGTTGCACATGATGTTAGGGTCGCTTATTGTATCCTTTGATTGGAAGCTTGAAAATGGGGTTACACCAGAAAGCATGGATATGGAAGATAAGTTCGGGATCACCTTACAGAAGGCTCAGCCACTGAAAGCTATACCTATACAgctctaa